Proteins encoded together in one Maricaulis maris window:
- the soxR gene encoding redox-sensitive transcriptional activator SoxR, with protein sequence MPLSAADPLSIGQLARRTGVTVSAIRFYEEKGLVQPSRNAGGQRRFKRADVRRISFILIAQQLGLSIREISDALAALPERRTPTQADWARISVALRDRLDRQIEDLTRMRGRLDSCIGCGCLSLKACQLYNPQDRLSRLGAGPHIGIADPPG encoded by the coding sequence ATGCCGCTTTCCGCCGCCGATCCGCTGTCGATCGGACAGCTCGCCCGGCGCACCGGTGTCACCGTGTCCGCCATTCGCTTTTACGAGGAGAAGGGGCTGGTCCAGCCGTCGCGCAATGCCGGCGGGCAGCGCCGCTTCAAGCGTGCCGATGTGCGTCGGATCTCCTTCATCCTGATCGCCCAGCAACTCGGCCTGTCGATCCGCGAGATCAGCGACGCCCTGGCCGCCCTGCCCGAACGACGCACCCCCACACAGGCTGACTGGGCCCGCATCAGCGTCGCCCTGCGGGACCGGCTCGACCGGCAGATCGAGGACCTGACCCGGATGCGCGGCCGGCTGGACAGCTGCATCGGTTGCGGTTGCCTGTCGCTGAAAGCGTGTCAGCTCTACAATCCACAGGACCGACTGTCCCGGCTTGGTGCCGGCCCGCATATCGGCATCGCCGACCCGCCCGGCTGA
- the lepA gene encoding translation elongation factor 4 → MTIDPSLIRNFSIVAHIDHGKSTLADRLIQVTGGLTQREMKEQVLDNMELERERGITIKAQTVRLDYTAKDGKTYVLNLIDTPGHVDFAYEVNRSLAACEGSLLVVDASQGVEAQTLANVYQAIEVNHEIVPVLNKIDLPAAEPERVKEQIEDVIGLDASDAVLISAKTGLGIEDVLEAVVTRLPAPDGGDPNAPLKAMLVDSWYDAYLGVICLVRVIDGTLKKGMKVRLMGTGAAYPVDGVGVFRPKKEAIDSLGPGEIGYLNASIKQVRDARVGDTVTDDRNPAAKALTGYKPAQPVVFCGLFPVDSAEFEDLREAIEKLALNDASFSYEMETSAALGFGFRCGFLGLLHLEVIRERLEREYNIELITTAPSVVYRIRMTDGSEIDLHNPADMPDPVKIDTIAEPWIKATILVPDEYLGGVLKLCQDRRGNQVELTYAGNRALVVYELPLNEVVFDFYDRLKSVTKGYASFDYQWIEDRVGDLVRMSILVNDEPVDALSMVVHKARAEMRGRAMCEKLKELIPRHMFKIPIQAALGGRIVARETLSALRKDVTAKCYGGDATRKRKLLDKQKAGKKKMRQFGKVEIPQEAFIAALKMDDD, encoded by the coding sequence ATGACCATAGATCCGTCCCTTATCCGAAATTTCTCCATCGTGGCCCATATCGACCACGGTAAATCGACGCTGGCCGATCGCCTCATCCAGGTGACCGGCGGACTGACCCAGCGCGAGATGAAAGAGCAAGTGCTCGACAATATGGAGCTCGAGCGTGAGCGCGGCATCACGATCAAGGCCCAGACGGTGCGACTGGACTATACGGCCAAGGACGGGAAGACCTACGTCCTCAACCTGATCGACACGCCCGGACACGTTGACTTCGCCTATGAGGTCAACCGCTCGCTGGCCGCCTGTGAAGGCTCGCTGCTGGTAGTCGATGCCTCCCAGGGCGTCGAAGCGCAGACCCTGGCGAATGTCTATCAGGCCATCGAGGTCAATCACGAGATCGTCCCGGTGCTCAACAAGATCGACCTGCCGGCCGCCGAGCCGGAGCGGGTCAAGGAGCAGATCGAGGATGTGATCGGGCTGGACGCGTCTGATGCCGTGCTGATTTCGGCGAAGACAGGCCTCGGCATCGAGGACGTTCTGGAAGCCGTGGTGACGCGCCTTCCCGCTCCCGATGGCGGCGATCCGAATGCGCCCTTGAAGGCCATGCTGGTCGACAGCTGGTATGATGCCTATCTCGGCGTGATCTGCCTGGTGCGGGTGATCGACGGGACGCTGAAGAAGGGCATGAAGGTTCGTCTGATGGGAACCGGTGCTGCCTATCCGGTCGACGGGGTTGGTGTTTTCCGGCCCAAGAAGGAAGCCATCGACAGTCTCGGCCCGGGCGAGATCGGTTACCTCAATGCCTCGATCAAACAGGTCCGCGATGCCCGTGTTGGCGACACCGTGACCGATGACCGCAACCCGGCTGCCAAGGCCCTGACCGGCTACAAGCCGGCCCAGCCGGTCGTGTTCTGCGGTCTCTTCCCGGTCGACAGCGCCGAGTTCGAGGACCTGCGCGAAGCGATCGAGAAGCTCGCCCTCAACGACGCCTCCTTCTCCTATGAGATGGAGACCTCTGCGGCACTCGGCTTCGGCTTCCGCTGCGGCTTCCTCGGCCTGCTTCACCTCGAAGTCATCCGTGAGCGTCTCGAGCGCGAGTACAATATCGAGCTGATCACCACAGCGCCGTCCGTGGTCTACCGGATCCGGATGACAGACGGCTCCGAGATCGACCTGCACAATCCGGCCGACATGCCGGACCCGGTCAAGATCGACACCATTGCCGAGCCCTGGATCAAGGCGACCATCCTGGTGCCGGACGAATATCTCGGCGGCGTGCTGAAACTGTGCCAGGACCGTCGCGGCAACCAGGTTGAACTGACCTATGCCGGCAATCGGGCCCTGGTGGTTTACGAACTGCCGCTGAATGAGGTCGTGTTCGACTTCTATGACCGTCTGAAATCGGTCACCAAGGGCTATGCCTCCTTCGATTACCAGTGGATCGAGGATCGGGTCGGCGATCTGGTGCGGATGTCGATCCTGGTCAATGACGAGCCGGTCGATGCCCTCTCCATGGTGGTCCACAAGGCGCGCGCCGAAATGCGCGGCCGGGCGATGTGTGAGAAGCTCAAGGAGCTGATCCCGCGGCACATGTTCAAGATCCCGATCCAGGCCGCCCTCGGTGGCCGGATCGTGGCCCGCGAAACCCTGTCTGCCCTGCGCAAGGACGTGACCGCCAAATGCTATGGCGGCGACGCCACCCGCAAGCGCAAGCTTCTGGACAAGCAGAAGGCCGGCAAGAAGAAGATGCGCCAGTTCGGCAAGGTCGAAATCCCGCAGGAAGCCTTCATTGCCGCGCTGAAAATGGATGATGATTGA
- a CDS encoding aromatic ring-hydroxylating oxygenase subunit alpha, with protein MDDLSAPPSPHPVDPTRPLGQARALDPSRYVGADALTFDQREILARGWQVVAPASALAGPGDHVVREIGGVPVLLVRNRQGVINGFLNICRHRAGPLALCDGKGAKRLRCAYHGWAYDLDGQLRSAPEMQRAEGFDVAGTRLERIEVRLWGGLVFARTRPGAAFSAVMDGLDAIADPASLAGQVHHHSRIYDVACNWKVYVDNYLEGYHLPFVHPDLTQVVSYPDYKTELARYWSLQRSPIGAETDAYAAGEALYVFIYPNTMLNILPGRMQTNRVVANGPDHCRVEFDFYYANGEAGRAEADDAFSDRVQEEDRLICEHVQKGLASGAYQPGRLSPDQEAGVWHWHNLLRDAYAAGV; from the coding sequence ATGGACGATCTATCCGCCCCGCCTTCACCGCACCCCGTTGACCCGACCCGACCGCTCGGTCAGGCCCGCGCACTGGACCCGTCGCGATACGTCGGTGCTGACGCGCTGACCTTTGACCAACGCGAAATTCTCGCCCGTGGCTGGCAGGTGGTCGCTCCGGCCTCGGCGCTGGCCGGACCCGGCGATCATGTCGTGCGGGAAATCGGTGGGGTGCCGGTCCTGCTGGTGCGCAACAGGCAGGGCGTGATCAACGGCTTTCTCAATATCTGCCGTCATCGCGCCGGACCGCTGGCCCTGTGTGACGGCAAGGGTGCGAAACGGCTGCGCTGTGCCTATCACGGCTGGGCCTATGACCTGGACGGGCAATTGCGCAGCGCACCGGAGATGCAGCGGGCCGAGGGCTTTGATGTGGCCGGGACCCGGCTGGAGCGGATCGAGGTCCGGCTCTGGGGCGGTCTGGTGTTTGCCCGCACGCGCCCGGGCGCGGCCTTCAGCGCGGTGATGGACGGACTGGACGCCATCGCCGATCCGGCCAGCCTCGCCGGACAGGTGCATCATCACAGCCGGATCTATGATGTGGCCTGCAACTGGAAGGTCTATGTCGATAATTATCTGGAGGGCTATCATCTGCCCTTCGTGCATCCGGACCTGACCCAGGTCGTGTCCTATCCCGACTACAAGACCGAGCTGGCCCGCTACTGGTCGCTGCAGCGCTCGCCGATCGGGGCCGAGACCGACGCCTATGCTGCGGGTGAAGCGCTCTATGTCTTCATCTATCCCAACACGATGCTGAACATCCTGCCGGGCCGGATGCAGACCAATCGCGTGGTCGCCAACGGGCCGGACCACTGTCGCGTCGAGTTCGATTTCTACTATGCCAATGGTGAAGCCGGCCGGGCCGAGGCGGATGATGCCTTTTCCGACAGGGTGCAGGAAGAGGACCGCCTGATCTGCGAGCATGTGCAGAAGGGTCTGGCCTCCGGCGCCTACCAGCCGGGGCGGTTGTCACCGGACCAGGAAGCCGGTGTCTGGCACTGGCACAATCTTTTGCGGGACGCCTACGCCGCTGGCGTCTAG
- a CDS encoding nitrilase-related carbon-nitrogen hydrolase, whose product MPKLAFAVLALILLGGLWGVYRTPPAPKTGGSLHLTEPPAESLSATANLIAIQPWMRTGDYRNATTLEHRLAGYFDAARDAGLLTPGSVVVLPEHVGTWLVAADAPAASFSAATTSGAMTHLILASPLPFAIALARSSEADRLAAAVFRMRAGRMAHDYQRVFGRLAETYGVTIVGGSIVLPGPEVRDGRLRAGSGPLYNVAAVFHPDGRIDTQLVLKVHPIPDEAGFTAAASADRLPVFDTAAGRLGVLICADSWHGDVYEALDRQSVDLVAVPAFLQPAGVWDQPWGGYTTGWPEDVDHADAGRLTEGEAWMRHALAGRLPGSGARFGATAFLRGELWDLGSDGGNILVDDAGGHQRGALDGAAISALPLISPRS is encoded by the coding sequence ATGCCAAAACTTGCCTTTGCCGTGCTGGCCCTCATTCTTCTGGGCGGTCTCTGGGGAGTTTACCGGACCCCGCCGGCGCCAAAGACCGGCGGCTCGCTGCACTTGACCGAGCCGCCAGCGGAGAGTCTGTCCGCCACGGCCAACCTCATTGCCATCCAGCCCTGGATGCGGACCGGCGATTACCGCAATGCGACCACGCTGGAGCACCGGCTGGCCGGCTATTTCGACGCCGCACGCGACGCCGGTCTTCTGACGCCCGGCAGTGTCGTCGTCCTGCCCGAGCATGTCGGCACATGGCTGGTCGCCGCCGATGCCCCCGCGGCCAGCTTCTCCGCCGCGACCACATCAGGCGCAATGACCCATCTTATCCTCGCCAGCCCGCTGCCCTTCGCTATCGCGCTGGCGCGATCAAGCGAAGCCGACCGGCTCGCCGCCGCCGTCTTCCGGATGCGGGCAGGCCGAATGGCCCACGACTATCAACGCGTCTTCGGGCGGCTTGCCGAGACCTATGGCGTCACCATTGTTGGCGGGTCGATCGTACTGCCCGGCCCCGAGGTCCGCGACGGGCGGCTGCGAGCCGGGTCGGGCCCGCTCTACAATGTCGCCGCCGTCTTTCACCCGGACGGGCGCATCGATACGCAACTGGTCCTGAAGGTTCACCCGATCCCGGACGAGGCCGGTTTCACCGCCGCCGCATCGGCCGATCGGCTGCCGGTCTTCGATACGGCCGCAGGTCGGCTCGGCGTCCTGATCTGCGCCGACAGCTGGCATGGCGATGTCTACGAAGCACTCGACCGGCAGTCGGTCGATCTCGTCGCGGTCCCCGCCTTCCTGCAGCCTGCCGGCGTCTGGGATCAGCCCTGGGGTGGCTATACCACCGGCTGGCCGGAGGATGTCGACCACGCGGATGCGGGGCGACTGACCGAGGGCGAGGCATGGATGCGTCATGCCCTCGCCGGTCGCCTGCCCGGGTCCGGCGCCCGGTTCGGGGCAACGGCGTTTTTACGCGGCGAGCTGTGGGACCTGGGTTCGGACGGCGGCAATATCCTGGTCGATGACGCCGGCGGCCATCAGCGCGGCGCGCTCGACGGGGCGGCCATATCCGCCTTGCCGCTGATCTCCCCGAGATCATGA
- a CDS encoding peroxiredoxin, protein MRQFFAALATTALLAAPAFAELNAGDAAADFTVQGFQAGEPVSFHLAEALVDGPVVLFFFPAAFTSGCEAQAAAFAEAIDQFTAEGARVIGVTGGNTDRLAEFSTQHCADAFPVFAVEDGMARDYDARLMMRPGWTNRTSYVIDQTSTIAFSWSEMSPYEHVDQTLAAVRALNVE, encoded by the coding sequence ATGCGCCAGTTTTTTGCTGCCCTCGCCACGACCGCCCTTCTCGCAGCCCCCGCCTTCGCCGAGCTGAATGCCGGTGATGCAGCGGCTGATTTCACGGTGCAGGGCTTCCAAGCCGGGGAGCCGGTCTCCTTCCACCTCGCCGAGGCGCTCGTCGACGGCCCGGTCGTGCTGTTCTTCTTCCCGGCGGCCTTCACCTCCGGCTGCGAAGCCCAGGCGGCAGCCTTTGCCGAAGCGATCGACCAGTTTACTGCCGAGGGCGCCCGCGTGATCGGCGTGACCGGCGGCAATACCGATCGCCTGGCCGAGTTCTCGACCCAGCATTGTGCTGATGCCTTCCCGGTCTTCGCCGTCGAAGACGGCATGGCCCGCGACTATGATGCGCGCCTGATGATGCGTCCGGGCTGGACCAATCGCACCTCCTACGTGATCGATCAAACTTCGACGATCGCCTTCTCCTGGTCGGAAATGAGCCCCTACGAGCACGTCGATCAGACGCTTGCTGCGGTGCGGGCGCTCAACGTCGAATAA
- a CDS encoding amino acid permease, translated as MNHHDNHAADLERPTHTAIGFWGCWSLIVGVMIGSGIFLLPAVLAPYGLMGFSGWLITAGGSVLLALVLGRLSHRTTRTGGPIAYAHDAFGDLTGFLVAWGYWASYWIAIPAIAIAFVGYLGVFIPGLDDMPLAQMGCGLALIWGLGLVSLHGIRDASFVQLIMTVLKLIPIFLIIGVGLFTGDVANLPAVNPSGGSFLGVLAATALLTMWAFAGLEAATIPAGDVRDAARNVPRATVIGTISVALIYIAATAAVMLVVPAGDLADSTSPFSDAARALGSWGPGLIAAGAMVSTAGALNGVILLSGQLPMAVALDRLAPAVLAHRNKGGAPQFSLLISLSLGSILLVANYSRGLVAAFTFLLMMSTVCLLLPLLVSALAELRHSWRSARGWAIIALGACAYAAFAVLGSGLEVLGWGLVLTLAGLPAYWLGKPKAVVG; from the coding sequence TTGAACCATCATGACAATCACGCGGCCGATCTTGAGCGGCCGACACACACGGCGATCGGCTTCTGGGGCTGCTGGTCCCTGATCGTCGGGGTGATGATCGGCTCCGGGATATTCCTCCTGCCCGCCGTGCTCGCACCCTATGGCCTGATGGGCTTTTCCGGCTGGCTGATCACAGCGGGCGGATCCGTTCTGCTGGCGCTCGTGCTCGGGCGGCTCTCGCACCGCACCACCCGCACCGGGGGGCCGATCGCCTATGCCCATGATGCCTTTGGCGATCTCACCGGCTTTCTGGTCGCCTGGGGCTACTGGGCATCCTACTGGATCGCCATCCCGGCCATCGCCATCGCTTTTGTCGGCTATCTGGGTGTCTTCATCCCCGGGCTGGACGACATGCCGCTGGCCCAGATGGGGTGCGGTCTTGCCCTGATCTGGGGGCTGGGTCTGGTGTCGCTCCACGGCATCCGCGACGCCAGCTTTGTGCAGCTCATCATGACCGTTTTGAAGCTGATCCCGATTTTCCTGATCATCGGGGTCGGGCTCTTCACCGGCGATGTCGCCAACCTGCCGGCAGTCAATCCCTCGGGCGGGAGTTTTCTCGGCGTGCTGGCCGCGACCGCCTTGCTCACCATGTGGGCCTTTGCCGGGCTGGAGGCTGCCACCATCCCGGCCGGTGATGTCCGCGATGCCGCGCGCAACGTTCCGCGGGCAACGGTAATCGGGACTATTTCGGTCGCGCTGATCTATATCGCCGCGACCGCCGCCGTGATGCTGGTGGTGCCGGCCGGTGATCTTGCGGACTCAACCTCGCCCTTCTCCGATGCCGCCCGCGCGCTCGGCAGTTGGGGGCCGGGCCTGATTGCTGCGGGGGCCATGGTTTCAACGGCTGGCGCGCTCAACGGGGTGATCCTGCTGTCCGGCCAATTACCGATGGCGGTTGCCCTTGACCGTCTCGCGCCCGCTGTTCTGGCGCATCGCAACAAGGGTGGGGCGCCGCAGTTTTCTCTGCTCATCTCGCTGTCGCTGGGGTCGATCCTGCTGGTCGCGAACTACTCGCGGGGTCTGGTCGCAGCCTTCACCTTCCTGTTGATGATGAGCACGGTCTGCCTGCTTCTGCCGCTGTTGGTCAGTGCGCTCGCGGAGCTGCGCCATTCCTGGCGATCGGCCCGCGGCTGGGCGATCATCGCACTGGGCGCTTGCGCCTACGCCGCCTTTGCGGTGCTCGGTTCGGGCCTGGAAGTGCTGGGGTGGGGGCTGGTCCTGACCCTGGCCGGGCTGCCGGCCTACTGGCTCGGCAAGCCGAAAGCGGTGGTGGGGTAG
- the serA gene encoding phosphoglycerate dehydrogenase: MSDPVVLFENVHPVADAAFQADGYTIERHVAALDIDALHAALGPAVLAGIRSRTKMNRAAFDAAPNLLALGCFCIGTNQVDLDVAATRGIPVFNGPFGNTRSVAELTLASVIMLMRGIPMRASAAQRGEWQKSATNSHEVRAKKLGIVGYGNIGSQLSVLASALGMHVYFYDTETKLAHGNARSCATLDELLAICDVVTLHVPSTEQTRNIMSRDAISKMKKGAILINQARGDLVDIDALADALESGHLIGAAVDVFPKEPASKDEAFVSPLQKFQNIILTPHIGGSTLEAQQAIGEDVSGKLARYVSLGATKGAVNVPEIEPGRIKPGRTRLLSFHSNAPGFLSRLNDAVSAAGANIAAQQLETRGELGYVAADLEGDLPAGFIDHVRALDGSIRARLVR; the protein is encoded by the coding sequence ATGTCCGACCCCGTCGTCCTGTTCGAAAATGTCCATCCGGTCGCTGATGCGGCGTTCCAGGCCGATGGTTACACCATTGAGCGCCACGTCGCCGCGCTCGACATCGACGCCCTGCATGCCGCGCTTGGGCCGGCTGTGCTCGCGGGGATCCGGTCGCGCACCAAGATGAACCGGGCGGCCTTCGATGCCGCCCCCAATCTTCTGGCGCTCGGCTGTTTCTGCATCGGCACCAACCAGGTCGACCTCGACGTCGCGGCAACCCGCGGCATTCCTGTGTTCAACGGCCCGTTCGGCAATACCCGCTCGGTCGCCGAGCTGACCCTCGCCTCCGTGATCATGCTGATGCGCGGGATCCCGATGCGCGCCTCGGCGGCGCAGCGTGGCGAGTGGCAGAAATCCGCCACCAATTCCCATGAAGTCCGGGCCAAGAAGCTGGGCATTGTCGGCTACGGCAATATCGGCTCGCAGCTCTCCGTGCTCGCCAGTGCCCTGGGCATGCACGTCTATTTCTACGATACAGAGACCAAGCTGGCGCACGGCAATGCGCGCTCTTGTGCGACCCTCGACGAGTTGCTGGCGATCTGTGATGTGGTCACGCTGCACGTGCCCTCCACCGAACAGACCCGCAATATCATGAGCCGGGACGCGATCTCGAAGATGAAAAAGGGCGCCATCCTGATCAACCAGGCGCGTGGCGATCTGGTCGATATCGACGCCCTGGCCGATGCGCTGGAGAGCGGTCACCTGATCGGCGCCGCAGTCGACGTCTTCCCCAAGGAGCCGGCTTCCAAGGACGAGGCCTTCGTCTCGCCGCTGCAGAAATTCCAGAACATCATCCTGACGCCGCATATCGGCGGCTCGACGCTGGAGGCCCAACAGGCGATCGGCGAGGACGTGTCCGGCAAGCTGGCGCGCTATGTCTCGCTCGGCGCGACCAAGGGCGCGGTCAATGTTCCCGAGATCGAGCCGGGCCGCATCAAGCCGGGCCGGACACGCCTGTTGAGCTTCCACTCGAACGCGCCGGGCTTCCTGTCACGTCTCAATGATGCGGTCAGCGCCGCCGGGGCCAATATCGCGGCCCAGCAGCTCGAGACCCGTGGCGAGCTGGGCTATGTCGCCGCCGATCTCGAGGGCGATCTGCCGGCCGGCTTCATCGATCATGTCCGGGCGCTGGACGGCTCGATCCGGGCGCGGCTGGTGCGCTGA
- a CDS encoding M3 family metallopeptidase: MRKLMMITASTAAFFAAACTPAEETAETGETSAMTDMTTTDADTNVASFDNPLLAEWTGDYGGTPDFANASLDDLRGALREGMALNLAEIDAIVSNPEPATFENTILELERAGDPLGRVYTFWGIWSSNMSSPEFRDIQREMSSELSAFNSQITQNEALFSRIRAVYEGEEMATLTPAQQRVVQLTYDGFARNGATLEGAAAERYAAINARLAELHTSFANNVLHDEENYVTYLTADQLSGLPADFIAASASAAAARGHEGEYAITNTRSSMDPFLTFSDERDLREQVWNNYYSRGDNGGEYDNNAIIMEILQLRDERVGLLGYDDYASWRLENRMAGTPERAMDLMEGVWTAAVARIEEEVADMQALADANGDDITIAPWDYRYYAEQVRSARYDLDSEEVKQYLQLDNLREGMFYVAGELFGFEFRELPEGEVSVWHPTVRVWEVTDRESGANVGLWYLDPFARQGKRSGAWANSFRSHTTIDGETNVLATNNSNFVEGAPGEPVLVSFDDATTFFHEFGHALHTLSSNVDYPTLNGGVRDYTEFQSQLLERWVLTDPVVNNYLTHVETGEPMPQALIDRIRAAANFNQGFSTGEYLASALMDMVYHTTDPAEITDPDTFERETLERLGMPSEIVMRHRSPHFGHIFSGEGYSAGYYGYMWADVLTADAAEAFQEAPGGFYDPDVSARLVEYLFAPRNSMDPAEAYRLFRGRDADVSALMRDRGFPVTE; this comes from the coding sequence ATGCGCAAACTGATGATGATCACCGCGAGCACGGCCGCATTCTTTGCCGCCGCCTGCACGCCCGCCGAAGAGACCGCCGAGACGGGTGAGACCAGCGCGATGACCGATATGACGACCACCGACGCCGACACCAACGTCGCCAGCTTCGATAATCCGTTGCTCGCCGAATGGACGGGCGACTATGGCGGCACGCCGGACTTTGCCAATGCCAGCCTCGATGACCTGCGCGGCGCGCTGCGCGAGGGCATGGCGCTCAACCTGGCCGAGATCGACGCGATTGTGAGCAATCCGGAACCGGCGACGTTCGAGAATACCATTCTCGAACTGGAGCGTGCCGGCGATCCGCTCGGCCGCGTCTACACCTTCTGGGGCATCTGGTCGTCGAACATGTCGAGCCCGGAATTCCGCGACATCCAGCGCGAGATGTCGAGCGAACTCTCGGCCTTCAACTCGCAGATCACGCAGAATGAAGCGCTCTTTTCACGGATCCGCGCCGTCTATGAAGGCGAGGAAATGGCGACGCTGACGCCGGCGCAGCAGCGCGTGGTCCAGCTCACCTATGACGGCTTTGCGCGCAATGGTGCCACGCTCGAAGGCGCCGCCGCCGAGCGTTATGCGGCGATCAATGCCCGCCTCGCCGAGCTGCACACCAGCTTCGCCAACAATGTCCTGCATGACGAGGAAAACTACGTCACCTATCTGACCGCGGACCAGCTCTCGGGCCTGCCGGCCGACTTCATCGCGGCCTCAGCCTCGGCAGCGGCGGCGCGCGGCCATGAAGGCGAGTACGCCATCACCAATACGCGCTCCTCGATGGATCCCTTCCTGACCTTCTCCGACGAGCGCGATCTCCGCGAGCAGGTCTGGAACAATTATTATTCCCGCGGCGATAATGGCGGCGAGTACGACAACAACGCCATCATCATGGAAATCCTGCAGCTGCGCGACGAGCGTGTCGGTCTCCTCGGCTATGATGACTATGCGTCCTGGCGTCTGGAAAACCGCATGGCGGGCACGCCGGAGCGGGCCATGGACCTGATGGAAGGCGTCTGGACCGCGGCGGTTGCCCGGATCGAGGAAGAGGTCGCCGACATGCAGGCCCTCGCCGACGCCAATGGCGACGACATCACCATCGCGCCGTGGGACTACCGTTACTATGCCGAGCAGGTCCGCTCGGCCCGCTATGACCTCGACAGTGAAGAGGTGAAGCAATACCTGCAGCTCGATAACCTGCGCGAAGGCATGTTCTACGTCGCCGGTGAGCTGTTCGGCTTCGAGTTCCGCGAACTGCCGGAGGGCGAGGTCTCGGTCTGGCATCCGACGGTGCGGGTCTGGGAAGTCACCGATCGCGAGAGCGGCGCCAATGTCGGCCTTTGGTATCTTGATCCCTTCGCTCGCCAGGGCAAGCGGTCGGGCGCCTGGGCCAACTCCTTCCGCTCGCACACCACGATCGACGGCGAGACCAATGTGCTGGCCACCAACAATTCGAACTTCGTTGAAGGCGCGCCGGGCGAGCCGGTCCTCGTCTCCTTCGATGACGCGACCACCTTCTTCCACGAATTCGGTCACGCCCTGCACACGCTGTCGTCCAATGTCGATTATCCGACCCTCAATGGCGGCGTGCGCGACTATACCGAATTCCAGTCGCAGCTGCTCGAGCGCTGGGTCCTCACCGATCCGGTGGTCAACAACTACCTGACCCATGTCGAGACCGGCGAGCCGATGCCGCAAGCCCTGATCGACCGCATCCGGGCTGCCGCCAACTTCAACCAGGGTTTCTCGACCGGCGAGTATCTGGCCTCGGCGCTGATGGACATGGTCTATCACACGACTGATCCGGCCGAGATCACCGACCCCGACACCTTCGAGCGTGAGACGCTGGAACGTCTGGGCATGCCGAGCGAGATCGTGATGCGTCACCGCTCCCCGCATTTCGGGCACATCTTCTCGGGTGAGGGGTATTCGGCGGGTTATTACGGCTACATGTGGGCTGACGTGCTGACCGCCGATGCGGCCGAAGCCTTCCAGGAAGCCCCCGGTGGTTTCTATGATCCGGACGTCTCCGCCCGCCTGGTCGAATACCTCTTCGCCCCGCGCAACTCGATGGACCCGGCCGAGGCCTACCGCCTCTTCCGTGGCCGCGATGCCGATGTCTCGGCGCTGATGCGCGATCGCGGTTTCCCGGTCACCGAATAG
- a CDS encoding VOC family protein, with protein sequence MTQARLEHVNVTVSNPAETAKRLCDWFGWQVRWSGPAKNGGTTYHVGNDHDYVALYALATPTETPRGRLNHIGVLVEDLADAEARILADGIRTHSHANYEPGRRFYFDDPDGIEFEVISYA encoded by the coding sequence ATGACACAAGCAAGGCTCGAACACGTCAATGTGACGGTGAGCAATCCCGCAGAGACCGCGAAGCGGCTGTGCGACTGGTTTGGCTGGCAGGTTCGCTGGAGCGGCCCGGCGAAGAATGGCGGCACCACATACCACGTCGGAAACGACCATGACTATGTCGCCCTCTATGCCCTCGCGACCCCGACAGAGACGCCGCGCGGCCGTCTCAACCATATCGGGGTCCTGGTCGAGGACCTGGCGGACGCCGAGGCGCGGATCCTGGCGGACGGTATCCGGACGCATTCGCACGCGAATTATGAGCCGGGTCGCCGCTTCTATTTCGATGATCCCGACGGGATCGAGTTCGAGGTGATCAGCTACGCCTGA